A genome region from Anopheles stephensi strain Indian chromosome 2, UCI_ANSTEP_V1.0, whole genome shotgun sequence includes the following:
- the LOC118504092 gene encoding lysophosphatidylserine lipase ABHD12 isoform X4 has product MYWSVKRRALKRIGRVTCTVLLVVIVIVFVILPIIFKFSVSLQKNILFLTFITYPPSLDLKRPEKSGLYATRNFYINYRDQEEDKDVNIAVWHVLPNDLVRRYAKELHVDEQKITNKTLPTIDGATSSGGSIQPSADQTDATSGDQPDRYSRIEQIVRAQDFKPTDEAHERTLFEESLRATTNDVVLYLHGNTASRGAPHRVELYQMLRALNYHVIAMDYRGYGDSANLSPTERGVVYDALAVYQYITSVTKNPVYLWGHSLGTGVSTHLLSLLTEMSLPGPKALVLESPFNNIKEEICAHPFSKLYRHLPWFDALISRPMYNNMLRFESDQHIAEFRQPVLILHAEDDLVVPFELGYKLYRRALDTRGKAWGPIEFHRFEKSSHYGHKYICRAPNLPEIVIRFFHAYRNEQY; this is encoded by the exons ATGTACTGGTCCGTCAAGCGGCGCGCTCTCAAAAG aaTCGGACGGGTGACGTGtacggtgctgctggtggtgattgTGATCGTGTTCGTCATACTACCGATCATCTTCAAGTTTTCGGTCTCACTGCAAAAGAACATCCTATTTCTCACCTTCA TAACCTATCCGCCCAGCTTGGACCTAAAGCGGCCGGAAAAGAGTGGGCTGTATGCGACGAGAAACTTCTACATCAATTACCGCGACCAGGAGGAGGACAAGGATGTGAACATTGCCGTGTGGCACGTGCTGCCGAACGATTTGGTGCGCCGCTACGCGAAGGAACTGCACGTGGATGAG CAAAAGATAACCAACAAAACGCTCCCGACGATAGATGGCGCCACCAGCAGCGGCGGTAGCATACAGCCATCGGCCGACCAAACGGACGCCACCAGTGGCGACCAGCCGGACAGGTACAGCCGCATCGAGCAAATAGTACGTGCGCAAGATTTCAAACCAACGGACGAAGCGCACGAGCGGACCCTGTTCGAAGAATCGTTGCGAGCCACGACGAACGATGTGGTGCTGTACCTGCACGGCAATACGGCCTCGCGCGGTGCACCGCACCGGGTCGAGCTGTATCAGATGCTGCGTGCGCTCAACTATCACGTGATAGCGATGGACTACCGCGGGTACGGTGATTCCGCTAACCTGTCCCCAACGGAGCGGGGCGTCGTGTACGATGCGCTGGCCGTGTATCAGTACATCACGAGCGTCACGAAGAACCCCGTGTATCTGTGGGGCCATTCGCTCGGTACGGGTGTGTCGACCCATCTGCTGTCGCTGCTGACCGAGATGAGCCTGCCCGGGCCGAAGGCGCTCGTGCTGGAGAGTCCGTTCAACAACATCAAGGAAGAGATCTGTGCGCATCCGTTTTCGAAG CTGTATCGTCATCTGCCCTGGTTTGATGCGCTTATCTCCCGACCGATGTACAACAATATGCTGCGCTTCGAGTCCGATCAGCACATTGCCGAGTTCCGGCAGCCGGTGCTGATACTGCACGCCGAAGATGATCTGGTCGTGCCATTCGAGTTAGGCTATAAG CTTTACCGGCGAGCACTGGACACGCGCGGGAAAGCGTGGGGCCCGATCGAGTTCCATCGGTTCGAGAAGAGCAGCCACTACGGGCACAAGTATATCTGCCGGGCACCGAACCT
- the LOC118504092 gene encoding lysophosphatidylserine lipase ABHD12 isoform X3, producing MHLLVSSHTPSQPTSLGPRSDGADVAKLIGRVTCTVLLVVIVIVFVILPIIFKFSVSLQKNILFLTFITYPPSLDLKRPEKSGLYATRNFYINYRDQEEDKDVNIAVWHVLPNDLVRRYAKELHVDEQKITNKTLPTIDGATSSGGSIQPSADQTDATSGDQPDRYSRIEQIVRAQDFKPTDEAHERTLFEESLRATTNDVVLYLHGNTASRGAPHRVELYQMLRALNYHVIAMDYRGYGDSANLSPTERGVVYDALAVYQYITSVTKNPVYLWGHSLGTGVSTHLLSLLTEMSLPGPKALVLESPFNNIKEEICAHPFSKLYRHLPWFDALISRPMYNNMLRFESDQHIAEFRQPVLILHAEDDLVVPFELGYKLYRRALDTRGKAWGPIEFHRFEKSSHYGHKYICRAPNLPEIVIRFFHAYRNEQY from the exons ATGCACCTGCTAGTGTCGTCGCACACACCGTCACAGCCCACCTCACTCGGCCCAAGATCCGACGGTGCCGACGTCGCAAAGCT aaTCGGACGGGTGACGTGtacggtgctgctggtggtgattgTGATCGTGTTCGTCATACTACCGATCATCTTCAAGTTTTCGGTCTCACTGCAAAAGAACATCCTATTTCTCACCTTCA TAACCTATCCGCCCAGCTTGGACCTAAAGCGGCCGGAAAAGAGTGGGCTGTATGCGACGAGAAACTTCTACATCAATTACCGCGACCAGGAGGAGGACAAGGATGTGAACATTGCCGTGTGGCACGTGCTGCCGAACGATTTGGTGCGCCGCTACGCGAAGGAACTGCACGTGGATGAG CAAAAGATAACCAACAAAACGCTCCCGACGATAGATGGCGCCACCAGCAGCGGCGGTAGCATACAGCCATCGGCCGACCAAACGGACGCCACCAGTGGCGACCAGCCGGACAGGTACAGCCGCATCGAGCAAATAGTACGTGCGCAAGATTTCAAACCAACGGACGAAGCGCACGAGCGGACCCTGTTCGAAGAATCGTTGCGAGCCACGACGAACGATGTGGTGCTGTACCTGCACGGCAATACGGCCTCGCGCGGTGCACCGCACCGGGTCGAGCTGTATCAGATGCTGCGTGCGCTCAACTATCACGTGATAGCGATGGACTACCGCGGGTACGGTGATTCCGCTAACCTGTCCCCAACGGAGCGGGGCGTCGTGTACGATGCGCTGGCCGTGTATCAGTACATCACGAGCGTCACGAAGAACCCCGTGTATCTGTGGGGCCATTCGCTCGGTACGGGTGTGTCGACCCATCTGCTGTCGCTGCTGACCGAGATGAGCCTGCCCGGGCCGAAGGCGCTCGTGCTGGAGAGTCCGTTCAACAACATCAAGGAAGAGATCTGTGCGCATCCGTTTTCGAAG CTGTATCGTCATCTGCCCTGGTTTGATGCGCTTATCTCCCGACCGATGTACAACAATATGCTGCGCTTCGAGTCCGATCAGCACATTGCCGAGTTCCGGCAGCCGGTGCTGATACTGCACGCCGAAGATGATCTGGTCGTGCCATTCGAGTTAGGCTATAAG CTTTACCGGCGAGCACTGGACACGCGCGGGAAAGCGTGGGGCCCGATCGAGTTCCATCGGTTCGAGAAGAGCAGCCACTACGGGCACAAGTATATCTGCCGGGCACCGAACCT
- the LOC118504122 gene encoding uncharacterized protein LOC118504122 yields MPFNCSRDCVGIRYRINSLHQTWKWLHQTIALHEYLISMSAADTNNASRKSHHPLQQGGIISSSSITVACC; encoded by the coding sequence ATGCCCTTTAACTGCAGTCGCGATTGTGTAGGTATTCGATACCGCATCAACTCGCTGCACCAAACCTGGAAGTGGCTGCACCAGACGATCGCCCTGCACGAGTACCTGATTTCGATGAGCGCAGCTGACACGAATAACGCCAGCCGAAAGTCGCACCATCCACTACAACAGGGCGGCatcattagcagcagcagcatcaccgtAGCTTGTTGTTAA
- the LOC118504118 gene encoding cytochrome b-c1 complex subunit 7-like, with protein MSYIARKGPAVYSALGKWAYNMAGFNQYGLHRDDCLYENDDVKEAIRRLPEKLKDERNFRITRALHLSMTKTILPKEQWTKYEEDTKYLEPYLQEVVKEREEKVKWESNK; from the exons ATGTCGTACATCGCACGCAAAGGACCCGCCGTCTACT CTGCCCTCGGCAAATGGGCCTACAACATGGCCGGTTTCAACCAGTACG GTCTCCACCGTGATGACTGTCTGTACGAGAACGACGACGTGAAGGAAGCGATCCGTCGCCTGCCGGAAAAGCTGAAGGATGAGCGCAATTTCCGCATCACGCGCGCCCTGCACCTCTCGATGACGAAAACCATCCTGCCGAAGGAACAGTGGACCAAGTACGAGGAGGACACCAAGTACCTTGAGCCCTACCTGCAGGAGGTGGTAAAGGAGCGCGAGGAAAAGGTGAAATGGGAATCGAACAAGTAA
- the LOC118504092 gene encoding lysophosphatidylserine lipase ABHD12 isoform X1: protein MLRIVLCVFVSRRSCERRIVSALITESFLNVIIGRVTCTVLLVVIVIVFVILPIIFKFSVSLQKNILFLTFITYPPSLDLKRPEKSGLYATRNFYINYRDQEEDKDVNIAVWHVLPNDLVRRYAKELHVDEQKITNKTLPTIDGATSSGGSIQPSADQTDATSGDQPDRYSRIEQIVRAQDFKPTDEAHERTLFEESLRATTNDVVLYLHGNTASRGAPHRVELYQMLRALNYHVIAMDYRGYGDSANLSPTERGVVYDALAVYQYITSVTKNPVYLWGHSLGTGVSTHLLSLLTEMSLPGPKALVLESPFNNIKEEICAHPFSKLYRHLPWFDALISRPMYNNMLRFESDQHIAEFRQPVLILHAEDDLVVPFELGYKLYRRALDTRGKAWGPIEFHRFEKSSHYGHKYICRAPNLPEIVIRFFHAYRNEQY from the exons ATGCTGCGGATAGTTCTGTGTGTCTTTGTGTCGCGTCGATCGTGTGAGCGTCGAATTGTTAGTGCTTTGATCACCGAATCGTTTTTAAATGTTAT aaTCGGACGGGTGACGTGtacggtgctgctggtggtgattgTGATCGTGTTCGTCATACTACCGATCATCTTCAAGTTTTCGGTCTCACTGCAAAAGAACATCCTATTTCTCACCTTCA TAACCTATCCGCCCAGCTTGGACCTAAAGCGGCCGGAAAAGAGTGGGCTGTATGCGACGAGAAACTTCTACATCAATTACCGCGACCAGGAGGAGGACAAGGATGTGAACATTGCCGTGTGGCACGTGCTGCCGAACGATTTGGTGCGCCGCTACGCGAAGGAACTGCACGTGGATGAG CAAAAGATAACCAACAAAACGCTCCCGACGATAGATGGCGCCACCAGCAGCGGCGGTAGCATACAGCCATCGGCCGACCAAACGGACGCCACCAGTGGCGACCAGCCGGACAGGTACAGCCGCATCGAGCAAATAGTACGTGCGCAAGATTTCAAACCAACGGACGAAGCGCACGAGCGGACCCTGTTCGAAGAATCGTTGCGAGCCACGACGAACGATGTGGTGCTGTACCTGCACGGCAATACGGCCTCGCGCGGTGCACCGCACCGGGTCGAGCTGTATCAGATGCTGCGTGCGCTCAACTATCACGTGATAGCGATGGACTACCGCGGGTACGGTGATTCCGCTAACCTGTCCCCAACGGAGCGGGGCGTCGTGTACGATGCGCTGGCCGTGTATCAGTACATCACGAGCGTCACGAAGAACCCCGTGTATCTGTGGGGCCATTCGCTCGGTACGGGTGTGTCGACCCATCTGCTGTCGCTGCTGACCGAGATGAGCCTGCCCGGGCCGAAGGCGCTCGTGCTGGAGAGTCCGTTCAACAACATCAAGGAAGAGATCTGTGCGCATCCGTTTTCGAAG CTGTATCGTCATCTGCCCTGGTTTGATGCGCTTATCTCCCGACCGATGTACAACAATATGCTGCGCTTCGAGTCCGATCAGCACATTGCCGAGTTCCGGCAGCCGGTGCTGATACTGCACGCCGAAGATGATCTGGTCGTGCCATTCGAGTTAGGCTATAAG CTTTACCGGCGAGCACTGGACACGCGCGGGAAAGCGTGGGGCCCGATCGAGTTCCATCGGTTCGAGAAGAGCAGCCACTACGGGCACAAGTATATCTGCCGGGCACCGAACCT
- the LOC118504093 gene encoding lipoyltransferase 1, mitochondrial, which yields MAAMVVKRSLVRSLSSRLYVLSQGQVCAYSSSTKHPFQGGNGEGSSPTGHLTMTSSSKQLSTADIKKIPDAEVRKSVFISQSNDVFTNLALEDWIYRHFDLTNHHILMLWINKPSVVIGRHQNPFSETNVSALERNGIELARRNSGGGAVYHDLGNLNCTFFMPRARYDRKYNLTLLTRALYREYGINAELSARDDIVLLGKKISGTAAKLGQPNAYHHCTLLVNSNKLHLGASLAKDNVEITSKATASIPSPIKNLVDVNRTVNIQQLLSAIGYEFLRTPATQLTDGGRDLLMKQRGFQLINPTDKWFPGITELRENFASWEWRFGKTPNFSVQKTIQLKSAGAAQEMKVKVDVEKALIKEISLILPNHEPIPVVSDMVGRAYNEDCFHGIAEALKGANTENMQQAMGL from the exons ATGGCTGCCATGGTAGTGAAACGATCGCTCGTTCGATCGCTTAGCAGCCGGCTGTACGTGCTGTCCCAGGGACAGGTGTGCGCCTATTCCAGCTCCACGAAGCACCCGTTCCAGGGTGGCAATGGGGAGGGTAGCAGCCCGACCGGTCATCTGACcatgaccagcagcagcaagcagctGTCGACGGCCGACATCAAGAAGATCCCGGATGCGGAGGTGCGCAAGTCCGTCTTCATCTCGCAGTCGAACGATGTGTTCACCAACCTGGCGCTGGAGGATTGGATCTATCGGCACTTCGATCTGACCAACCACCACATACTGATGCTGTGGATTAACAAACCGTCGGTGGTGATCGGCCGGCATCAGAATCCATTCTCGGAAACGAACGTTTCCGCCCTGGAGCGCAATGGGATCGAGCTGGCTCGACGGAACAGTGGCGGCGGGGCGGTTTATCACGATCTCGGCAACCTGAACTGTACCTTCTTCATGCCGCGGGCCCGGTACGATCGGAAGTACAATCTGACGCTGTTGACTCGCGCCCTGTATCGGGAGTACGGCATCAATGCGGAGCTGTCCGCACGGGACGATATTGTGCTGCTGGGCAAGAAG ATATCGGGCACCGCTGCAAAACTAGGCCAACCGAACGCTTATCATCACTGTACGCTGCTAGTAAACTCGAACAAACTTCACCTGGGCGCATCACTCGCTAAAGATAAC GTTGAAATAACAAGCAAGGCAACCGCTTCCATCCCATCGCCAATCAAGAATCTTGTTGACGTAAATCGAACCGTAAACATCCAGCAGCTCCTGTCGGCCATTGG gTACGAGTTTCTACGCACACCCGCCACCCAGCTGACCGATGGTGGGCGCGACCTGCTAATGAAGCAGCGCGGCTTCCAACTGATCAATCCAACCGACAAGTGGTTCCCGGGCATTACGGAGCTGCGCGAAAACTTTGCCTCCTGGGAGTGGCGGTTTGGCAAGACGCCAAACTTTTCCGTCCAGAAGACGATCCAGCTGAAATCGGCCGGCGCGGCGCAGGAGATGAAGGTGAAAGTTGACGTGGAAAAG GCGCTGATCAAAGAAATAAGTCTCATCCTGCCGAACCACGAACCGATACCGGTTGTGTCGGATATGGTGGGCCGTGCGTACAACGAGGATTGCTTCCACGGCATTGCGGAAGCACTGAAGGGTGCCAACACCGAGAACATGCAGCAGGCGATGGGATTATGA
- the LOC118504092 gene encoding lysophosphatidylserine lipase ABHD12 isoform X2, translating to MAIFDLDRLITDLFKTTVLPGIAIGLWLTDLIGRVTCTVLLVVIVIVFVILPIIFKFSVSLQKNILFLTFITYPPSLDLKRPEKSGLYATRNFYINYRDQEEDKDVNIAVWHVLPNDLVRRYAKELHVDEQKITNKTLPTIDGATSSGGSIQPSADQTDATSGDQPDRYSRIEQIVRAQDFKPTDEAHERTLFEESLRATTNDVVLYLHGNTASRGAPHRVELYQMLRALNYHVIAMDYRGYGDSANLSPTERGVVYDALAVYQYITSVTKNPVYLWGHSLGTGVSTHLLSLLTEMSLPGPKALVLESPFNNIKEEICAHPFSKLYRHLPWFDALISRPMYNNMLRFESDQHIAEFRQPVLILHAEDDLVVPFELGYKLYRRALDTRGKAWGPIEFHRFEKSSHYGHKYICRAPNLPEIVIRFFHAYRNEQY from the exons ATGGCCATATTCGATCTCGATCGTCTGATTACCGATCTCTTCAAGACGACCGTCCTGCCGGGGATTGCGATCGGGCTGTGGTTGACCGATTT aaTCGGACGGGTGACGTGtacggtgctgctggtggtgattgTGATCGTGTTCGTCATACTACCGATCATCTTCAAGTTTTCGGTCTCACTGCAAAAGAACATCCTATTTCTCACCTTCA TAACCTATCCGCCCAGCTTGGACCTAAAGCGGCCGGAAAAGAGTGGGCTGTATGCGACGAGAAACTTCTACATCAATTACCGCGACCAGGAGGAGGACAAGGATGTGAACATTGCCGTGTGGCACGTGCTGCCGAACGATTTGGTGCGCCGCTACGCGAAGGAACTGCACGTGGATGAG CAAAAGATAACCAACAAAACGCTCCCGACGATAGATGGCGCCACCAGCAGCGGCGGTAGCATACAGCCATCGGCCGACCAAACGGACGCCACCAGTGGCGACCAGCCGGACAGGTACAGCCGCATCGAGCAAATAGTACGTGCGCAAGATTTCAAACCAACGGACGAAGCGCACGAGCGGACCCTGTTCGAAGAATCGTTGCGAGCCACGACGAACGATGTGGTGCTGTACCTGCACGGCAATACGGCCTCGCGCGGTGCACCGCACCGGGTCGAGCTGTATCAGATGCTGCGTGCGCTCAACTATCACGTGATAGCGATGGACTACCGCGGGTACGGTGATTCCGCTAACCTGTCCCCAACGGAGCGGGGCGTCGTGTACGATGCGCTGGCCGTGTATCAGTACATCACGAGCGTCACGAAGAACCCCGTGTATCTGTGGGGCCATTCGCTCGGTACGGGTGTGTCGACCCATCTGCTGTCGCTGCTGACCGAGATGAGCCTGCCCGGGCCGAAGGCGCTCGTGCTGGAGAGTCCGTTCAACAACATCAAGGAAGAGATCTGTGCGCATCCGTTTTCGAAG CTGTATCGTCATCTGCCCTGGTTTGATGCGCTTATCTCCCGACCGATGTACAACAATATGCTGCGCTTCGAGTCCGATCAGCACATTGCCGAGTTCCGGCAGCCGGTGCTGATACTGCACGCCGAAGATGATCTGGTCGTGCCATTCGAGTTAGGCTATAAG CTTTACCGGCGAGCACTGGACACGCGCGGGAAAGCGTGGGGCCCGATCGAGTTCCATCGGTTCGAGAAGAGCAGCCACTACGGGCACAAGTATATCTGCCGGGCACCGAACCT